DNA from Quercus lobata isolate SW786 chromosome 1, ValleyOak3.0 Primary Assembly, whole genome shotgun sequence:
CACTTTTGTACACCACACATTTTTCAGATCTAATGTTGtaatattattcttttaatacAAATTCTAATTTTTGTATCCTTTCAACAATCAGGTTATTTCTTCTTGGTTTGGACAAATATGGGAAAGGCGACTGGCGAAGTATATCACGAAACTTTGTGGTAACGAGAACACCTACACAGGTGGCAAGCCATGCACAAAAGTACTTCATTCGTTTGAACTCAATGAACAAAGATAGGAGGCGATCGAGCATTCATGACATCACTAGTGTTGGCAATGGAGATATTTCTGCACCCCAAGGACCAATTACTGGTCAAACAAATGGTAGTCCTGCAGGAGGTTCCTCTGGCAAATCAACCAAACAACCCCCTCAGCCACCATCTGGACCCCCTGGTGTTGGCATGTATGGCACTCCAACCATAGGTCAGCCAATAGGAGGACCCCTTGTCTCAGCAGTTGGTACACCGGTAAATCTTCCTACAACAGCACATATGGCATATGGTGTCAGAGCACCTGTTCCTGGAGCTATGGTTTCTGGGGCACCAATGAACATGGCTACAATGGCATATCCAATGCCTCACACATCTGCACATAGGTAATCTGCAATTTAGTTGCAACATGAATGCAGGACAGAAGACTATTGCTTGTGCTCTTGTTGGGTTATTGGAATCCTTTAGATCAGAGCCTGAACATTTTTGCTTATTCAGCACAAGTTGTTTAATGTTTGtcatttatctatttttgtaTCCATTCTAAATAAGCCATATGGGTAGATTACCTGAATTTGTGTATAGGCGACTTTGGAAGAGTTGGCAGTGTTTAAAATTAGGATAGTTCTAGTTTGCTCTCTTATAAAGATTTTAAGCTCAATTATTAGTCTTTAGAAGTAGTTGGTATTTAAGTTCTATGGCACAAGATGTAAAGAACCATTTATATCTTTTACTACTTTTGAGTAGCATATCTAAACCACCAGGCTTTGCTATATCAACCATCCTctctgatttatttatttgaactTAGGGTGTCTTGGCAGTTGGTTCAGTATATTAACATGAATGTTCTCTTGTGATTATCCGTTGTAATTGTTGACAGAAGAATACAAAACAACTTGCCTCTGTAATACATTAGGAGTTaaatttgtgtatatatttgTTCTGTAATGGCTACTCAAATGGGTATAGACCATAGGGCTGCAGTTCTTGAAATGGctgcatttctttctttctttctagaAAATGAAAGGGAACAATTTGTTGCATCTCTTACTAAGCCAAAGTCGTTTGGATGACCCTGAGAGATTGAATTgtcatttatgatttatttaggactcaatcttttgttaaatttatcATCTTGCTCGGgacaattaaaatttgaaaactacTAGAATCACAATTTTTTACATGTACAACTCGCTACGTGGCAAGTTGTGAGTGGTAGAGTTGTGGACTCACCAATTTTTCTCCACTATTCATAACTCATCATATGATTTATTTAGGACTCAagcttttgttaaatttatcTTCTTGCTTGGgacaattaaaatttgaaaactacTAGAATCACAACTTTTTACATGTACAGCTCGCTACGTGGCAAGTTGTGAGTGGTAGAGTTGTGGGCTCACCAATTTTTTTCCACCATTCACAACTCATCAAGTGATTTATTTAGGACTCaatcttttgttaaatttatcATCTTGCTTGGgacaattaaaatttgaaaactacTAGAATCACAACTTTTTACATGTACAACTCGCTACGTGGCAAGTTGTGAGTGGTAGAGTTGTAGACTCATTAATTTTTCTCCACCATTCACAACTCATCATGTGGTGAGTTGTGGTCCTAGCATAGTTCTTAAAATTAAGAAAGGCTACTAGTTTGATACTGGTAAATTGTGAAATCATTGGGAATTTGGGATTATCTCATGCCATTAGTTTTTTATAGTGGTTTTTATGGAGGGTTCTTCAATGTTTCCATCTTAGTTGATGatttcatattttcaaatgCCACTTAAATTCAAAGGCATGAGATACCTTCTTGGTGGCTAGGTAATCTATGTTTTTCTTTGAATGGCTATTGGGAAGCAGTAATTATTTCAAATATCAGAAATATGCATCATACTCTTTCATAGAGTGTGGTAATTACAATTATGTGGAATTCACGTGTTAGGAAAGGGAAGGGATGATGCATACATCTGTGCATGAGATTTATAAGGTGAACTTAGAAGAAATTTCAAGGTTTGCTAAGAAaattgtggtggtggttttacTTTTCAAATCAAAGGGTGCATTGTATTTATATGTTACATTGTATCTAAAGTTTGGTAGCAGACAGAATACTTTTTGTTGCATGTGCACGGTATTATCtctatgatttctttttttcttaaagcaTTATCCATTCCGTGTATGTTGACTCAATTAGGCGCAGCCTGTTAATTCTTATGGCCACCATGTTGAATGTTGACAAATGAGCCCTGATGAAGTTGTTTGCaatatattgattttaattttagctGCTAGGTTGTgtaagaaacaaataaaaagaaaagaaaaagaagctagTCTGTGCAAAGTGAAGAGTGAAGACTACCAGGGTGCTTAATGGTTGATACCACGGTGATAAAGTGAGCTTGGCATTGAATCCAAGTTGATCTCATCCGTTACATTGGGCTCTGTTTTTCTCCTCCATGGCAATTACTAGGCCCATGAGCTATTTGGGCTagtatcaaatatttaaatatggttgatttaattttaattcaaatacaaaCTAAGCTCATCACCATATTACATGTTTAGACCATTGCCCAATAACCcaataaatttaaatgaagATATTATCAATTTGGTGCTACTGCTAGATCCTTTTGCCCACCTTTCAGGTGCTTATCTTCATAGGGAGGAGGCTTTAATGTGCTCACTACATATGGTGTCCACCTTGGACTTAATTTGGAGTTTAAGGAACTAGTGGATAACAATAGTGGATATTATGGTCATCACTATAGCATAGATAGCAGAGTCAAGGAATATGCCTTCGTTATTGCTAATGAGAAGACTAAGGTATTTAAAAGAGTCAAGGACTTGAAGCTTGGCAACCCCACCTACAGGCATGGTCAAACTCAACGTGGATGCaactataattgatgatttaactgCCCTCCTAGTGGTGGCCAGAGACAGTTTTGGTAAAGTGATCAAAGTCTAGGCCTAGTTATATGAGTTGTGCTCTCCTTTGCAAGCTGAGACAACAACCTTTCTCTGGACCTTACAAATTGCTGCTAGAGAGAACTGGTTGCAGGTCATTATAAGAAAGTTGATTGGTTAATtagtactgttcttttgtcatTCCTTGAACTTAGCAAGTCCTTTTCTCGATGTAAGTTTAGTTGGGTTAGGAAAAGTATTAATTTCACAGCCCACATTGCTGCTAAGCTTGTTGTTGGGCTTAAAAACTATGTTTGTTGTAATAGGCAAGAAGCCCCAAAAGTTATGTTGGATGCTTGTAAGACTGATTGCATTATTGTTGACTCTTCGGCTTGATTAATGAAGtttctagattatcaaaaaagaagaagatttttttgtttttttttttgttttttgtttttgttttgagaataagaagaagaaattattgCATGTTCAAACTTGATTATACTATTCTGCCATGACTCAAGACTCATTCATGTGAAATCTTGAAACTTGACTCTAACCTTAATATCACATTGATCCACACAAAGCAGTTAAACTCCAAGACTCTTTCATGTGAAATCTAGACACTTAATTTATgtgcaaaagaaaattaagtcATTCTCAAGTTTGTTTACATCAAAgggaaacattaaaaaatatactagAATCTAAAGTACATATGAAATGGAAATAGAGTACCGTACTCTATAACCAAACTAGTGGTACTCTATTTCCATTGGTCATcccttataaggtagaaagagGAAGACAATCTTTCTAATGTGGGACAAGCAAAAATGTACATTGCCTAAAGAGTACATGAGTTTCTTTAGAGTAAAAAATGCTCCCACAATTATATATTCATAAATCTATGGACTATGCTTTTTTTATggtatgaaattattttaaattaccaaaaatttaGTATGCGATTGGATTTAGATGTTTTGgcttgcgtttttttttttttttttttttttttttttttttttttttttttaaccagcGCCTCTCGCAGTTAGGCAAATGAACAGTAACCTAAACGTGaacaataacttttttattattttttaattttcagcaaaataaatagtatccAAACGAATCTTAATGTAATgcttaataattaaattttagctgagaatataaatatataatgacTGTAGCAGAGAAATTGGATGCAAATAGACAGCACTCTGCATGAGATTGTGATACTTCAACTTCATACTCAATacactttctcagttttagtgACACATAAGCCTTCAACTTCATTTGTTTAAGCGAACAAAGACTTCTTATGTGTTTCTGTAAGTTgaagggtttagggttttagattGAACCCATGAAAGCAACACCAAGTCCAAGCCCTTCTTTTCTTCAAGCACCCAGAATCCCCAAACCCAGATACTCATATTCAACACCACACAACAGGcacaagcacaagcacaagCTCCCCACTTCCCATTTTAGCATTAGGCTTTTAGCATCCCAAAACCCCACAAATTCTTGCCCCCAAAATGCCCATTATCATGATCCAGGAAACTCATCCCTTTTCTTCTGGACTGCCACAGAGATAGCTGAAGCTGTAAATGGCA
Protein-coding regions in this window:
- the LOC115970388 gene encoding transcription factor SRM1 — encoded protein: MTVDEAGSSSEWTREQDKAFENALATYSEDASDRWEKIAADVPGKTLEEIKHHYELLVDDLNQIESGCVPLPAYNSTSEGSTSHGGDEGTGKKGGHLGHYNSESNHGSKVSKSDQERRKGIAWTEDEHRLFLLGLDKYGKGDWRSISRNFVVTRTPTQVASHAQKYFIRLNSMNKDRRRSSIHDITSVGNGDISAPQGPITGQTNGSPAGGSSGKSTKQPPQPPSGPPGVGMYGTPTIGQPIGGPLVSAVGTPVNLPTTAHMAYGVRAPVPGAMVSGAPMNMATMAYPMPHTSAHR